TCGAATTCGCCCGCGAGGGCCGCCTGCTGCGCCTGACGTTCAACCGTCCCGACGCGATGAACGCGATCAACCTCGACCTGCACGACGAACTGCCCGAAGCGCTGTGGTTCGCCCAGGGCGACACCGGCTCGGACGTGCTCGTCATCACCGGCGCGGGCCGCGCCTTTTCGGCGGGCGGCGACCTCGACCATATCGCCCGCAATGCGGCGAACCCCGTGCTGTTCGATCACGAGGCGCGGATGGCCAAGCGGATCATCAACACGCTGCTCGACATCGACAAGCCGGTGATCTGCCGGCTGAACGGCCACGCCGTGGGCCTCGGCGCGACGATCGCGCTGATGTGCGACATCGTCATCGGCGCCGAGGGCGCGAAGATCGGCGATCCGCATGTCGGCCTCGGCCTGGTCGCGGGCGACGGTGGCGCGGTGATCTGGGCGCAGCGCATCGGGCTCACCCGCGCGAAGGAATTCCTCTTCACCGGCGACCTGCTGACCGCGCAGAGAGCCGCCGAGATCGGCCTGATCAATCGCTGCGTGCCCAAGGAAGAGCTCGACGCCACGGTCGATGCGTTCTGCCAGCGCCTGCTCAATGGCGCGATGGGCGCGATCCGCGCGACCAAGGTTCTCACCAACATGGAACTCAAGCGGGTGGCGGCCGCCGTCATGGAAGCCGGCATCGCCTACGGATCGGTCAGCGTGCGGAGCGCCGACCACCTCGAAGGCATCGCCGCGCTGCGCGAGAAGCGCGCGCCCAAGTTCGGTCAGGGGTAAAACCTTCTCCCGCTGGCGGGAGAAGGATAGCACAGCTTGCTCCGTCAGGAGCTAGCGGAGCTTGGTGAGGGTGGTGAAGCGCTAGGCCGCCCACCCTCACCGCTGCGACTAGGCGGCAAGCCCCCAAGTCTCGCTCCTCTCCCGCAAGCGGGAGAGGGAAAGGTTCGATCAGCCGCCGGCCTTCACGTAGTCGCCGCATTCGGTGAAGAACGCGGTGTAGGTCGTGGCCATGTCCTGATAGATCGGCGGGGTCAT
The window above is part of the Novosphingobium sp. G106 genome. Proteins encoded here:
- a CDS encoding enoyl-CoA hydratase/isomerase family protein, with the translated sequence MADTAPALPTFKTIEFAREGRLLRLTFNRPDAMNAINLDLHDELPEALWFAQGDTGSDVLVITGAGRAFSAGGDLDHIARNAANPVLFDHEARMAKRIINTLLDIDKPVICRLNGHAVGLGATIALMCDIVIGAEGAKIGDPHVGLGLVAGDGGAVIWAQRIGLTRAKEFLFTGDLLTAQRAAEIGLINRCVPKEELDATVDAFCQRLLNGAMGAIRATKVLTNMELKRVAAAVMEAGIAYGSVSVRSADHLEGIAALREKRAPKFGQG